The genomic stretch GATAGAAGCCGAGTGGCGCGAGGCCCTGCAGGCTCTCAGGACTGGTGAGAAGCTGAGAACTTGTTGATGAAGAACTGCCTAGTTCAAGGGAGCGGGAGGAAAAGCTTGGGCAGTGAAAGGGGGAAGCCTCGAGCAGCGGGGCTGCTACAGTAGGAGGGGGCTCAGGAAAGCCACGAGGAGAATGCCTGGGGAGCAGATCACGGAACTCCGGCTTGGACTAGGGAGGCAAGGAAGGGCAGAGTTAGTGAATCTGTGATTCTTAAGGGTGTGTGATGATAGTACTTACCTTATAATTTTGAGAAGCCAGTAAGTTAATATTTACAATGAGGTTAGAGTTGTCAGGGCAGTtaatgtttgctattattattcaaTTCTGATACTGTCCTCTTCCCTTACAGCTGCCCACTCAGCCCAGGTGCAGCCTGTAGGTGAGGCGGCCAGAAAGAAGAGCCGAAGGGTCTGCAGACTTCGTCCAGAAGGAAGGTCTACGGGCACCTTGGATACTCGTGATGAAGAGTttaagtttaatttcttttagccTCTTCCCTATTCTAGAGTGGCCGCCTCTGCAGTGGTGCAGGGTTTCtctggagtgcagcacttttccaGGAATGCTGGGGGCAGATGGGAGACCTGCATGTTTGGTGCTGACAAGCCCAGGACCCCATTTGCAGGTTTTCAGCTGAGATGTCCCTCCTGCCAGAAGAGGGAGGTTCCTTTAGATGGTTCTACAGTAGACTGAAGTGAGTGTTCACAGTGTGTTGTAAAACAGCTGTCCTcaacctttttgacaccagggacagATTTCATGAaaaacagtttttccacagaGAGGGTGGGAGGTGAAACTCAGGTCATAATGCAAGCAATGGGGAGTGGATATAAATACAGATGAATCTTCCCTTGTTCACTGTCTTTTcatctcctgctgtgtggcctggttcctaacaggccgtAGACCAGTActggcccaggggttggggacccctgttatAGAAGACTCTCAACAGTCTCAGGAGCAGGCTAAGTAGGTGTTGTTAATAAGGGTTAGTGGGGAAGCTGTACAGTTGTACACTGGTGCTCACTTATGGAAGGATGTCCTCAAGGGGTATGGCGCTCCATACCATTTAGTCCCATTGCTGTAATAAAACTATTTCTTATAAACGTGGATAAGCAAAAGCGTGTGCTAACTATGCTGTTACAGGAAATGTAGATGAGGTGGTGTCAGGCACTGCTGGGTCCAGGCTCTCACCGCAGGGCTTGGTCCTTTGTATTGCCTTCATTCCTGAGCCGGTGTCATCCTCAAGGAGCCAGTGTATCCCCCAGCAGCCCAGGCCTTGTTCTGAGGAGCAGGTAGCTTCCTGCCCTAAGAATCCCAGCCAAACACCAGCATTGAATCTCTGGGCAAGCTCTGATGTCAGCTGCTCCAGGTGATAgtcccaggactcctgcattaaGTTGGGTTTTCACGATGGCTTAATTCTCTTGTGACTGTGATGCCATCTTTGGTAGTGTCTCCCAAACTGACTAGACAGATTCCCAGAGCCCACCTGCCTGCATCTCTGCTTTGGTGTTTCACAGATATTTCATACTTGACATGTCCACAACATCTGATTAGTCCCTAAATCTGTCTTCTACTTTCCAGTGAATGGCACTACTGCCCACTGAGTTGATTAGGCCCAAAATCTATGTCATCTCAGCAAAAGGAATTCCTTGATCCAGTTCcagagagtgagtgagtgtgtttctgtgtatgtgtgcgcacCTTGGCTTCCTCACACCAACAGCAATTCTTGGATGTCGGCAGCATGTCCAAAATTCAACCCAGTTATGACGCTATCTACCCAAACAGAGTCAGATTCCACAGGAAAGTGCTCAACCTCACAAGACCCAGCTCTGCTTCACGCACCAGTTGCAAGTCCAGGTTGTTACCTGTATTTCTGACCAACTGACTACAAATCAGCTTCCCGTGACCCACTTCTTGGGTTCAGTTAACTTGCTCCAGTGGGTCCCAGAACATAGGAAAACTTGTTTACTCACTAGATTATCAGTTTATCACTAGGATGTGAATAACAGGCAGATGAGATACAGAGTGCCAGGCATGAGGAAAGGCATGGAACTCCATGCTCACCACCCAGAAGTGCTGTTGGTTTCTGTAGAGGCTTCCTTCACAGACACCATCAGTCCAATGCCCATCCCCGCTCCCTAGAGGTGGAAGTGTTTAACCCTCTAACCACAGGCTTCATTCTCCTGCCAGCAAAGTAACACCTGACAACTCTCTCCACCAAGTGAGGACACACTGAGGTGGCTGGACTTTAGACCTGGGAGAGAACCCTGAACGGGAGCTCAATCAGCCAGCACACTGGTCTtgggcttctcagcctccagaaatgtgagaaataaacttctggaTTTTAAACCACCTGGTCTGTGATATTTcattatggcagcctgagctaaCACACCATTCATTGGGTGGGGGTAAAAAAAGCTTTTCAAGAAATGTTATAGGGAAAACTGTATATCCACCCGCAAAAGATTATAAAGTTGGACCCTTACCTGTtaagatatataaaaaattaGCTCAAAACAGATCAAAGACCAAACCataagacctaaaactataaatCTCTTTGAAGAAAAGATAGGGGCCCATCTTCATAATATTGgatttaataattatttcctgAGTATGACACcctaagcacaggcaacaaaagaaaaaacaggtaagtttttgtttctgttttggctgtgctggctcttcactgCTGtatgggctttttctctagctgcagcgagcagcTGTGCACAGGCATCTCTCGTTGCTTCTCTTGTCgaagagcaggggctctagggctAATGAGCTCCAGAGCACAAGCTCCGAGTTCGGCGCACAGGCTTGcatgctccagggcatgtgggcaTGTTCCCggatcaggggttgaactcacgtctcctgcactgacaggcagattctttactactgagccaccagagaagccctagatAAGCTGAACttcataaacattaaaaacttcTGTGAATGAAAGGACACCATCAAGAGAGTAGACAGAAAActcagaatgagaaaatatttgcaagtattATTAATCTGATAAAGATTACCCCTTtaatatgaatagaatgctagatttctaattaaaaaatacacatgcaacaagcaacaaaggtttactgcaTAGGAAactagtcaatatcttgtaataacctctgatggaaaataatttcaaaaataatatgtgtatttgtataactgaatcaccttgctgtgtacctgaaacattgtaagtcaactatacttcaataaaatatttttttaagggaaaattaaaaagattatccttcaaaatacataaagaactcctacacctcaacaacaaaaacaggccaattcaaaaatgggcacttctccaaagaagacataaaaataaatggtcaataagcacatgaaaagatgctcaatatcattagtcatcagggaaatgcaaatcaaaagcacaatgagataccacttcacactcatCAGGATGACTAATAtcaaaacaatggaaaacaaCAAGTATTGAGGAAgacatggagaaactggaaccttcGCGAACTGACAGTGGGGATGTAAAATGACACTGCCATTGTGGGAAAGTTTGGTCAttcttcaaaaacttaaaagaattaccatatgatccatcaacTTTATTCCTGGGATTATATCCCAAAGTATTGGAAGGATAGAAAATACAAGCACAGATTCgtacaccaatgttcacagcagcattatgcACAAAGTCAACAAGCAGAAACACCCGtaacccatcaacagatgaccaTGAGTGAACGAAACATGGTGTCTGCAAACAATGGAGTACGCTTCAGCCATGAAGAGACCttacactaagtgaaatgagccagGACACAAAGGCAAATGTGTGACCtcacttacatgaggtacttTAGAGTAAGCAAATTCTTAAGAGCGAGAATAAGAAAAAGGGGAAGAGTGCAGAGTTTCTGTCTGTACTAAAGTTTTGGAAACAGATTTGCTGATGGtcatacaacactgtgaatgtatcTAGTACCACTgagttgtacatttaaaaatggttaaaatggtaaatgtaaTGTTTTCACTtgggaaggaaagggcaacccactccagtattcttgcctggagaatcctatagacagaggagcctggtgggctacaatccatggggtcacaaagagtcagacacgactgagtgactaacatacaatGTTATTACCACAATCAAAAAGGCAGTATCAACTCTATTAAGTGACACAGGAAAGTATGAACAACATgctgtttttaaatttacaagGTGTAAAACCACATAAACACGTAGAACTCTCCAGTGTGAGTTTTCCAGGACTGAGGAAACAGGAGCTGCACTCACAAGTTCCACAGTACTTCTCTTGTGGATGTTGTTTGAGTGTCTGGACACAACCTACACTGATCACAATAGTGGTGAGTTCTCTTTCTAAAGGTAGGCCACAGGGCTTCTCCCTTTTGCTTACCTTTTTCCACTCAACTTCTCTAAAATGAACATGCACTGCTTTTAAGAAaagaggctttttaaaattagaagtgcCTGTTCACCTGTGACACCATGTGAACAGTAAGTAAAGAGAAGGTGGTCACACGGGGGAAGCACATCACAGACAGTCACAGGGAGAAGTCTTCCCGGAGGTGAATCCTCTGGTGCTGGGACATGTTGGAGCTGTGCCGGAAGGCCTTGCCGCACTCGCCACACGTGTAAggcttctccccagtgtggatCCTCCGGTGCTGCAGGAGGTACGTGCCCTGGCTGAAGGCCTTCTTACAATCAGCACACTTATATGGCTTCTCTCCGTGGTGTGACCTCTGATGGTGAATGAGTCTGGAACTGTTGTGGAAAGCCTTCCCACAATCACTGCACTTATAGGGCTTCTCTCCCGTGTGGATCCTCTGGTGCTGGATGAGGTGGGTGCTCTGGCTGAAGACCTTGCCACAGTCATTACactcatagggtttctctccagtgtggctTCTCTGATGTTCAACAAGTTTGGTTTTTTGGATGAAGGCTTTCTCACACTCATTACATTTATAGGGTTTTTCCCCAGTGTGAATTCTTTGATGCTGGATCAGATTGGAGCTCTGGGTAAAGCCTTTGCCACACTCTTTGCACtcatagggcttctctccagtgtgggtCCGACGGTGCCTGATGAGGATTGAGCCATCgctgaaggccttcccacagTCACTGCACTTGTAGGGCTTCTCCCCCTGTGTGGATCCTCTGGTGGTAAATGAGGGAGGAATAGGCACTGAAGTGCTTCCCGCACTCGCCGCACTTGTAgggcttctccccagtgtggatCCTCTGATGCTTCATGAGGTTGGGCCTCTGGTTGAATGTCTTCCCGCACTCATTGCAACGGTAGGGGATCTCTCCAGAGTGCATCCTCCGGTGACTGATGAGCTCACAGCTCTGGTGGAAGGCCTTCCCGCACTCTTCACACTTGTAGGGCTTCTCTTCACTGTGCAGTCGCTGGTGCTTGATAAGGTTAGCGCTGTACCTGAAGGCCTTCCCACAACAACCACAATAATGCAATCTTTTCCCAACAGGAATTTTCTGATCTTCTTTAACAACTAAATTCACAGGGAAAATTTCCCCTGAAACGTgaactgtatttgtttttttgcACCTGTGTACACGTTTATGGTTATTAAGGTATGATCTCTGTTCAAAACTCTGCTCACATATATCACATTTGTGAGGTCTTTGATCAGGGATAGGCCTTGACCCCGACCTGAGGTTTCCTCCAGACTCCAGGCCACATTCCTCATTGGCCAGTGTGACTAGCCTGGGGCCTCTCTGCTCCCCAGGCCTGTCCAGGTGCCCCTCTGGCTCCCCGACACGCTCATGGGCTTCTCCTGGCTCAGGTCCCTGGAGAACACTCCCCCTGAGTGCGTCCAGTTCTCTCCCAAACAGCATTTCGCCTGAAGTCACCTCCTGGTTCTCAGTCCTGGTCCCATGAGCTGAAACAACAAACAGAACACCTTGGGGTCACCTGTTCTGACTCTGGAAGGAAGGTAAAAGATGCTGCCAACCACCTGTGGACTACCAGCTCCACCATCTCCAATGTCATGCAGACACGAGAGCCTGGCAGTCAGAGGCAAAAAGCCTTGCCGAGGGCTGCAATCACAGGGCAGTGCAAGCATCCACCCAACTCTTAATACCCAACCTTTCCTGCACACAGAGCCCGCTGGGTGAGACTGCAGGATACCCATCCTCGTCCCAAAAGGAAGGAAGATGGAAGCTTCACAGCATCACCAAAACCAGAGCAAGGAGGGGCCCCAGAGGACACTAAGGATATCTGATGAAGAAGTGAAAGCTGAACAAGTCTACAGCTGCCTGACAGCAGCTGATCCACCCCAACATCCATGCGGGGAAACCGGCTGTCTCCCCAGGAGCACAGAGAGCACAGCGTGTGCTAACTGAGGGTGAGGGAGACAAGCACACAGGCCACGTCCGTTCTCAGGGCTCCCCCCAGGGTCCTGAGAGACCACCCATGAGCCGCCAGCACTTACACTCCAGACACCACAGAGGATGCCCTCATCTGAGGCCGTCTCCACCCTTCCTTCCCTGACAAGACACACAGTGACTCCATGTGTGGGAACATGCTCATCAGAAACTTGTTCTGTGagccaagacacacacacacacacacacacacacacacacacacaaacaacagGCCCGAGATTTGGGGACAACCAAATACCCTGCGGTGTGTTCATGACAGAACAGCAAATGGTGATGAGACCAAACAAACTCCATACAACACAGCAGCCCTGCCCTGCAGGAGTCAGAGAGAAGGCCCAGGGGAGCTATGGAAGATGACAGAGGCCCTGTGGTCTCCCAGGGAACTAGGAATGTTCTCTATTTTGATCTGGTGAGTGGACTGTTTGTATAAATTCACTGAGCTGTAAATAGGATTTGTCTCATTTCTGTAAGTATTTAGATCTGAAGAAAcaaatttacaaaagagaaatccAAGTCCTTTGAGCCAACAGTTCCTTCCAGGGACACTAGGAAGACACCTGCAGGACAACACTCTCAGGTCATCCACAGCAGTGAGTCTAGAGAAAACCCTTCCCAAGTACCTCCAGTGAGCACACggacacagaaacagaaacacgTTCAGTGAAAAATCAGCAGCCCAGCAATGCACACAGATCACTGCATTCCTGCTAGGAAGTGACATCTGTGTGCTGGCGTGGACTAGACtccactggaaaagggacagCAGGCGCACACCAGCACACATCTGTACCTGGGTGCTGAGATCCAGGGTGATGTGTGCCCCCTCCCTTTCCTGTAAAAGTCTATAACCATCCAGTAGGTTAACTTAGAGGAGGGTGACGAAGTGATGTTGTTCACTGTGGCCCCACCtgatgctccttggaaggcagGACTCTGGAGGGCAGGGCTCTACGGGGTCCCTCAGGACATGCCCAAGTgtcctcccctcttctcctccatcaACACAGCCCCCTCTcacccttctacaagattcagcTCAAGAATTACCCcataactaaacaacaaagatacTGTGCCACATGGGGGAaacagccattattttgtaatcattttaaaaggcatataatctaaaaaaaaaaaaaaaaaaggcatataatctgtaaaaatactgaatcactaaattgtacacctgaaactaacacaatgctgtaaatcaactatatttcaattaaaagaaagagcACCCAGGTTTTGGCAGAGGCCACTCCCAGGGCCACTGCACTGACCATCTTCCTCCAAACCCATGAGTCAGTTTGGTACCACATTCTGTGGGCCCCCACACATGCTTATTCAGCAGGTGAGTTGGGGTGGCAGCCCCCCACGCACCTGAGCCATCCACGCTTGGTTGCTCTGCCCCATGCATGTCCAGCACCCACAGCTCATCCCCTCGCTCCAACTGTACAATCACCTCCGGCTTGGGATCTGCAAGTCCAGCTCCTGGGAAGGAGACGGGGCCTGGGGTGGGTGCCACAGACACAGTGCGGGCTGACCCAGAACTGCCAAGGGAGAGGACATACACGTGCAGGGGTGACAGGAAGTCTGGATACTCCCTGGAGGGGTGGGCATGGGCATGCAGTTGAAGATCTGAGCACAAGGGCTCTCTCCACCAAGGGGCGCATCTGCCTtgggcctggagaagggaggcagTCTCATCTGGGGCCCTCTGCTGTGCAGACCAGGCCTGCCTGGGACCAGAGTCAGTGATATGTCTCTGAACTCAGGGGATgaggcccccagcccagcccctgctcAGTCCTCAGCCCCCAGGATTGTTCCTTGAGTTGCATCCCAGCGAAGGGCCTCACCTAGCGATAGCAGGTTCCTGTAAGTCTCCAGCATCACTTCCCTGTAGAGGCCCTTCTGAGACGGACCCAGAAGGCCCCACTCCTCCTGCGAAAGAAGCACGGCCACGTCCTCGAAGGTCACTTCAGCCTGTAACAACAGGAGCTGCTGAGGCCCAGGCGTGGCtcaggctgggccctgggctAGAGAAGTAGCCCAGGGGTGACCACAGGCCTGACCCTGCATGTGTGGCCTGGAGTagtgaggggaggggtgggccCTGACCCTTTGGCTGCTGAGCCAACCCATTCAGGGAGGCTAGGCAACCTCAAGGTCACCCTCCCTCTGCTCAGCACCCCTCAACATCCCacaccagagaagcctgacagtTTGCTAAGGCCGAGcagacagggaagccctgggagaaGACCTCCCGCCTCCCAGGGAAGACAGATGCTCACCTGAGGCAGGGCACACAGATGCAAAGCTGCCATCCCCTGGTACCCTGGGCTTCCTGGGATGGATGCAGGAGCCAGTCACTGCCTGGCCCCTCCCGCAGTTGGCCTCAGCACTCGGCCTCCCAGGCAGACTCTGCTCCCTACAGACATGGGCAACATTTCAGATCATCTGCCCCTACCTCCTCCCAGGCTCAGAGTTGTCTTATTCAGGTGGAGAATGGAGACTCATTCACTttatatgaaagaataaagataaCAAATTAAGGgctgagaaggaaagggaagttaaaaaaattcaacagaaggtgaaaagcaaagacaaagattaggAGCCAAAAGATACAAAATGAGCAGAAGTAAGTCCAATGGATGGGTAACTGAAGCAAAAGGACTAAACTCACCTACTGGATGCAAAAAACTCTCCAAGTAGATACACAAAGTGCACCTATATaacctaa from Odocoileus virginianus isolate 20LAN1187 ecotype Illinois unplaced genomic scaffold, Ovbor_1.2 Unplaced_Contig_23, whole genome shotgun sequence encodes the following:
- the ZNF34 gene encoding LOW QUALITY PROTEIN: zinc finger protein 34 (The sequence of the model RefSeq protein was modified relative to this genomic sequence to represent the inferred CDS: deleted 1 base in 1 codon), which translates into the protein MAALHLCALPQAEVTFEDVAVLLSQEEWGLLGPSQKGLYREVMLETYRNLLSLGAGLADPKPEVIVQLERGDELWVLDMHGAEQPSVDGSAHGTRTENQEVTSGEMLFGRELDALRGSVLQGPEPGEAHERVGEPEGHLDRPGEQRGPRLVTLANEECGLESGGNLRSGSRPIPDQRPHKCDICEQSFEQRSYLNNHKRVHRCKKTNTVHVSGEIFPVNLVVKEDQKIPVGKRLHYCGCCGKAFRYSANLIKHQRLHSEEKPYKCEECGKAFHQSCELISHRRMHSGEIPYRCNECGKTFNQRPNLMKHQRIHTGEKPYKCGECGKHFSAYSSLIYHQRIHTGEKPYKCSDCGKAFSDGSILIRHRRTHTGEKPYECKECGKGFTQSSNLIQHQRIHTGEKPYKCNECEKAFIQKTKLVEHQRSHTGEKPYECNDCGKVFSQSTHLIQHQRIHTGEKPYKCSDCGKAFHNSSRLIHHQRSHHGEKPYKCADCKKAFSQGTYLLQHRRIHTGEKPYTCGECGKAFRHSSNMSQHQRIHLREDFSL